The Lactuca sativa cultivar Salinas chromosome 2, Lsat_Salinas_v11, whole genome shotgun sequence genome includes a window with the following:
- the LOC111916399 gene encoding zinc finger protein JACKDAW isoform X1, with product MMSGEMFPITHHHNHQPPPPPPPPLHEAPNPNPKAISNLKKKRNLPGTPDPDAEVMALSPKSLMATNRFVCEICNKGFQRDQNLQLHRRGHNLPWKLKQRNNKEPIKKKVYICPEKSCVHHDPSRALGDLTGIKKHFSRKHGEKKWKCEKCSKKYAVQSDWKAHSKTCGTREYKCDCGTLFSRKDSFITHRAFCDALAEESVRLTTVTPNSLGLKNEAMNESVMNPNFPHGFSGMTQFGSGFRSDFGDQNNKPRLSLWLDQANSQLNLSPMDQMAMNSNLYMSSSSAGLADMVNVFGSSPMTNFTNSNQIPSLSLTPEGLKEETLASLYSMNQTHQTESTGPMSATALLQKAAQMGSTRSNPSIFGSSFGLMNSSTTSNTAVSLVNNNNNNNINIPTSLPHIATQPQVSTPMNNNSSNSSPQARQQMIMSRNETMPPLKMMQRSFSGVDNGLTRDFLGMGGEGGRPLMPQDLVKFASYGSTMGSMRHFASNN from the exons ATGATGTCTGGTGAGATGTTTCCTATTACTCATCACCACAATCAtcaaccaccacctccacctcctcctccactTCATGAAgcaccaaaccctaaccctaaagccATCTCCAATctcaagaagaagaggaatttaCCAGGCACCCCAG ATCCAGATGCTGAAGTAATGGCACTTTCACCAAAATCACTAATGGCAACAAACCgatttgtatgtgaaatctgcaACAAAGGTTTCCAAAGAGACCAAAACCTGCAACTTCATCGGAGAGGTCACAATCTGCCATGGAAGTTGAAGCAAAGGAACAATAAAGAACCCATCAAGAAGAAAGTCTACATTTGCCCGGAAAAATCTTGTGTCCACCATGATCCGTCGCGAGCACTTGGAGATCTCACCGGAATCAAGAAACATTTTAGCCGGAAACATGGCGAGAAGAAATGGAAGTGTGAAAAGTGTTCCAAGAAGTATGCAGTTCAATCCGACTGGAAAGCTCATTCCAAGACTTGTGGTACCAGAGAGTATAAATGCGATTGTGGAACACTTTTCTCCAG AAAAGATAGTTTCATAACTCATCGAGCTTTTTGCGATGCATTGGCTGAAGAAAGTGTGAGACTCACTACAGTGACACCGAATAGCCTTGGCCTGAAAAACGAAGCTATGAACGAATCCGTGATGAACCCTAATTTCCCTCATGGGTTTTCAGGGATGACGCAATTTGGGTCGGGTTTCCGGTCTGATTTTGGGGATCAAAACAATAAGCCAAGATTATCACTTTGGTTAGATCAAGCAAATTCTCAGCTTAATCTTTCTCCAATGGATCAAATGGCTATGAATTCGAATCTTTACATGTCATCAAGCTCCGCAGGTTTAGCGGATATGGTTAATGTCTTTGGTTCCTCTCCAATGACAAATTTTACAAACTCGAACCAAATTCCAAGTTTATCATTGACGCCAGAAGGTCTAAAAGAGGAAACCCTAGCTTCATTATACTCGATGAACCAAACCCATCAAACCGAATCCACTGGTCCAATGTCTGCTACTGCACTCCTTCAAAAAGCGGCTCAAATGGGTTCAACCAGAAGCAACCCATCAATCTTCGGATCGAGTTTTGGGCTCATGAACTCCTCCACTACATCAAACACTGCAGTCAGTTTGgtgaacaataacaacaacaacaacatcaacatcccTACTTCTCTCCCTCATATCGCAACTCAACCACAAGTTTCGACTCCAATGAACAACAATTCATCCAATTCGAGTCCTCAAGCTCGACAACAAATGATCATGTCAAGAAATGAGACAATGCCGCCATTGAAGATGATGCAGCGAAGCTTTAGTGGAGTCGATAATGGATTAACGAGAGACTTTTTGGGCATGGGAGGAGAAGGTGGCCGGCCATTGATGCCACAAGATCTAGTGAAGTTTGCGTCTTATGGTTCAACGATGGGATCAATGAGGCATTTCGCtagcaataattaa
- the LOC111916399 gene encoding zinc finger protein JACKDAW isoform X2: MALSPKSLMATNRFVCEICNKGFQRDQNLQLHRRGHNLPWKLKQRNNKEPIKKKVYICPEKSCVHHDPSRALGDLTGIKKHFSRKHGEKKWKCEKCSKKYAVQSDWKAHSKTCGTREYKCDCGTLFSRKDSFITHRAFCDALAEESVRLTTVTPNSLGLKNEAMNESVMNPNFPHGFSGMTQFGSGFRSDFGDQNNKPRLSLWLDQANSQLNLSPMDQMAMNSNLYMSSSSAGLADMVNVFGSSPMTNFTNSNQIPSLSLTPEGLKEETLASLYSMNQTHQTESTGPMSATALLQKAAQMGSTRSNPSIFGSSFGLMNSSTTSNTAVSLVNNNNNNNINIPTSLPHIATQPQVSTPMNNNSSNSSPQARQQMIMSRNETMPPLKMMQRSFSGVDNGLTRDFLGMGGEGGRPLMPQDLVKFASYGSTMGSMRHFASNN, encoded by the exons ATGGCACTTTCACCAAAATCACTAATGGCAACAAACCgatttgtatgtgaaatctgcaACAAAGGTTTCCAAAGAGACCAAAACCTGCAACTTCATCGGAGAGGTCACAATCTGCCATGGAAGTTGAAGCAAAGGAACAATAAAGAACCCATCAAGAAGAAAGTCTACATTTGCCCGGAAAAATCTTGTGTCCACCATGATCCGTCGCGAGCACTTGGAGATCTCACCGGAATCAAGAAACATTTTAGCCGGAAACATGGCGAGAAGAAATGGAAGTGTGAAAAGTGTTCCAAGAAGTATGCAGTTCAATCCGACTGGAAAGCTCATTCCAAGACTTGTGGTACCAGAGAGTATAAATGCGATTGTGGAACACTTTTCTCCAG AAAAGATAGTTTCATAACTCATCGAGCTTTTTGCGATGCATTGGCTGAAGAAAGTGTGAGACTCACTACAGTGACACCGAATAGCCTTGGCCTGAAAAACGAAGCTATGAACGAATCCGTGATGAACCCTAATTTCCCTCATGGGTTTTCAGGGATGACGCAATTTGGGTCGGGTTTCCGGTCTGATTTTGGGGATCAAAACAATAAGCCAAGATTATCACTTTGGTTAGATCAAGCAAATTCTCAGCTTAATCTTTCTCCAATGGATCAAATGGCTATGAATTCGAATCTTTACATGTCATCAAGCTCCGCAGGTTTAGCGGATATGGTTAATGTCTTTGGTTCCTCTCCAATGACAAATTTTACAAACTCGAACCAAATTCCAAGTTTATCATTGACGCCAGAAGGTCTAAAAGAGGAAACCCTAGCTTCATTATACTCGATGAACCAAACCCATCAAACCGAATCCACTGGTCCAATGTCTGCTACTGCACTCCTTCAAAAAGCGGCTCAAATGGGTTCAACCAGAAGCAACCCATCAATCTTCGGATCGAGTTTTGGGCTCATGAACTCCTCCACTACATCAAACACTGCAGTCAGTTTGgtgaacaataacaacaacaacaacatcaacatcccTACTTCTCTCCCTCATATCGCAACTCAACCACAAGTTTCGACTCCAATGAACAACAATTCATCCAATTCGAGTCCTCAAGCTCGACAACAAATGATCATGTCAAGAAATGAGACAATGCCGCCATTGAAGATGATGCAGCGAAGCTTTAGTGGAGTCGATAATGGATTAACGAGAGACTTTTTGGGCATGGGAGGAGAAGGTGGCCGGCCATTGATGCCACAAGATCTAGTGAAGTTTGCGTCTTATGGTTCAACGATGGGATCAATGAGGCATTTCGCtagcaataattaa